A DNA window from Fragaria vesca subsp. vesca linkage group LG3, FraVesHawaii_1.0, whole genome shotgun sequence contains the following coding sequences:
- the LOC101300890 gene encoding uncharacterized protein LOC101300890 isoform 1: protein MVVLDSTLIMELVADILKESQKQNFSLNPPITLDSGGKHRICGEILANEIDHLADKRETDKGNGKSDAMEEAKRTNRNKKFPLIGKISRKDSKVLKFLFKKPRKGGHESRKEVTRSGDFGVSLEDIQCLCPTISISSKVCEYIIRANFF from the exons ATGGTAGTCCTGGATTCCACATTAATCATGGAATTGGTGGCTGACATTCTCAAGGAGTCACAAAAACAGAATTTTAGTCTCAACCCCCCAATAACATTGGACAGCGGTGGAAAGCACCGAATCTGTGGGGAAATCCTTGCAAACGAG ATTGACCATTTGGCAGATAAGAGGGAGACAGACAAAGGAAATGGAAAAAGTGACGCAATGGAAGAGGCTAAACGTACAAACAGAAACAAGAAATTTCCTTTGATCGGAAAGATATCACGGAAGGATTCTAAGGTCTTAAAGTTCTTATTTAAGAAGCCAAGGAAAGGAGGACATGAGTCTAG GAAAGAGGTTACCCGTAGTGGGGATTTTGGGGTGTCCCTTGAGGATATCCAATGTCTTTGCCCTACAATCTCAATTTCTTCGAAGGTATGCGAATATATTATCCGTGCCAATTTCTTCTAA
- the LOC101312909 gene encoding aspartic proteinase A1-like: MEAKLKSVTATLYLCFLLFPLVFCASNDGLLRVGLKKKKFDQNNRVAANLQAKNGDAVRAVIHKYNLRGTYGDDQDIDIVSLKNYMDAQYFGEIGIGTPPQKFTVIFDTGSSNLWVPSSKCYFSIACYLHPKYKSSSSSTYSKNGKPAAIQYGTGAISGFFSEDHVTVGDLVVQDQEFIEATKEPGITFLVAKFDGILGLGFQEISVGNAVPVWYNMVKQGLVKEAVFSFWFNRNADEEEGGELVFGGVDPNHYVGEHTYVPVTQKGYWQVGFDMGDVLIDGKTTGFCAGGCAAIADSGTSLLVGPTTIITELNHAIGATGIVSQECKTVVAEYGDTIIKMILAKDQPQKICSQIGLCTFDGTRGVSVGIKSVVDENNHKSSAGLSDAMCSACEMTVVWMQNQLKQNQTQDRILDYVNQLCDRLPSPMGESAVDCAGLSSMPSVSFTIGGKQFDLAPEQYVLKVGEGEVAQCISGFTALDVPPPRGPLWILGDVFMGQYHTVFDFGKERIGFAEAA, encoded by the exons ATGGAAGCCAAACTTAAGTCTGTTACCGCGACGCTGTATCTCTGTTTCCTCTTGTTTCCTTTGGTTTTTTGTGCATCCAATGATGGATTGCTCCGTGTTGGACTGAAAAAGAAGAAGTTTGATCAGAATAACCGGGTTGCTGCTAATCTCCAGGCCAAGAATGGAGATGCTGTGAGAGCTGTTATCCACAAATATAATCTTCGTGGAACCTATGGAGATGACCAGGACATTGATATTGTGTCTCTCAAGAATTACATGGATGCTCAGTACTTTGGGGAGATTGGTATTGGTACTCCTCCTCAGAAGTTCACTGTGATCTTTGACACTGGTAGCTCAAATTTGTGGGTGCCTTCTTCCAAGTGTTATTTCTCG ATTGCCTGCTATCTACACCCAAAGTACAAATCAAGCAGTTCAAGCACCTATAGCAAAAATG GTAAGCCTGCAGCAATCCAGTATGGAACTGGTGCAATCTCTGGCTTCTTTAGTGAAGACCATGTTACAGTTGGTGATCTTGTGGTGCAAGATCAG GAATTTATCGAGGCGACCAAGGAGCCTGGCATCACATTCTTGGTAGCCAAATTTGATGGCATACTTGGCCTTGGATTTCAAGAAATTTCAGTTGGAAATGCTGTTCCTGTCTG GTATAACATGGTTAAGCAGGGTCTTGTTAAGGAAGCTGTTTTCTCATTCTGGTTTAACCGCAATGCTGACGAAGAAGAAGGAGGTGAACTTGTCTTTGGTGGAGTGGATCCTAATCATTATGTCGGAGAGCACACATATGTTCCTGTTACTCAGAAGGGCTATTGGCAGGTTGGT TTTGACATGGGTGATGTTTTGATCGACGGTAAAACAACTG GATTTTGTGCCGGTGGATGTGCAGCAATTGCTGATTCTGGAACTTCTCTGTTGGTTGGCCCAACG ACAATTATTACTGAACTCAACCATGCCATTGGAGCCACTGGCATTGTGAGTCAAGAATGCAAGACTGTGGTTGCAGAATATGGAGATACCATAATAAAGATGATTTTAGCAAAG GACCAACCACAGAAGATCTGTTCTCAGATTGGGTTATGCACATTTGATGGGACTCGTGGTGTAAG TGTTGGAATCAAGAGTGTTGTGGATGAGAACAATCACAAGTCATCTGCTGGCTTATCTGATGCTATGTGTTCTGCTTGTGAGATGACTGTTGTATGGATGCAAAATCAGCTCAAGCAGAATCAAACACAGGATCGCATACTTGACTATGTGAATCAG CTCTGTGACCGGCTGCCTAGCCCAATGGGAGAATCTGCTGTTGATTGTGCTGGTTTGTCTTCCATGCCTAGTGTTTCCTTCACAATTGGTGGAAAGCAATTTGATCTAGCCCCTGAGCAG TATGTGCTCAAAGTAGGCGAGGGTGAGGTAGCACAATGCATCAGTGGATTTACTGCTTTGGATGTACCACCTCCTCGTGGACCACTCTG GATTCTGGGAGATGTGTTCATGGGTCAGTACCACACAGTGTTTGACTTTGGCAAGGAGAGAATTGGATTTGCAGAAGCTGCATAG